The DNA segment GTGTCTAGGGGTGTCAACAGCGAACATGACGAAGCGCCCGCCGGCTTGTTTTCGGCAGGCGCTTCGAGGGGAAGCTGGGTCAGCTGGCTTGCTTGGCCACCTCGTCGTGGACCTGTTGCATGTCGAGGTCGCGCGTCTTCTGGATGAGCTCCTCCAGGCTCTGCTCCGGCAGCGCTCCCGGCCTCGCGTACACGATGACTCCGTCGCGGATGATCATCAGGGTCGGGATGGAGCGGATGTCGTGCGCCTGGGCGAGCGCGATCTCGGCATCGGTGTCGACCTTGCCGAACGTGATGTCCGGGTGTCGTTCTGACGCCCGCTCGAACACCGGCCCGAAGGCGCGGCACGGACCGCACCAGGCGGCCCAGAAGTCGACGAGCACGATCTCGTTGTCGTCGACGACATCGCTGAAGTTGGCTTCGGTCAGCTCGGTCGTTGCCACCTCAAGTCCTTCTCTCGGTTCTCGTAGTCCCCGTTGCTCTATCTGGAACGTCGCCTCGGAGCGCGAAATTCCACCGACAGCGGGGAGGGGAGAGGCTTGGGACGAAGGTCCTCGGGCAGAAGAAACCTCCCGCCGAGTCCCGGGGGGTTGACTCGGCGGGAGGCCACGAGCCGGCGCGGTACCGCAGCCTGCGCTCGCCATGAAGAACGACCGAGTACGGCAGAGGTAACGCAGCCCCACGACTTTCTCTCCCCAACCAGACGCCCGGTCGACGAGAGGCGCCCTGCCGGGCGTAGGGCGGTATGCGGCACCGGAGCCGTGTCGTGTCGTCGCAGGTCAACGGCAGGGCGGCCGGTGACGGGCAAGACCCGTGCGCTGCATCGGGCCGGCCGCCAGGCCACGCCCGACCCGGCACAAGGGGGACGTAGTACCGAGTGTGGCGCTCGTCACCCCCGGTGTACCCAGGCCCAGCCCAGCCGCCCACCCGCCGGGGTCTTGGTGCGGCCGCCGAGCGAAGCGAAGGCACCCAAAGCTTCGGTGCCACGATGCGCTGTCCCCGCGCAGCCGGTGGCGAGCGAAGCGAAGCCAAGGACTCCAGGTACGTGCCGAGCGAAGCGAAGGCACCCCCAGGGGAAGTCGGTTCCACCAGGTCCAGGGAACGTGGGGGTCCGGGGGCTCGGCCCCCGGGAAGATACTCCGGCTCACCGCGAAATCGAGCAACGCGAGATGAGTAGGGGAGGCCAGCGCGTGGGCGATGCTGGGATCGAACCAGCGACCTCCTCGGTGTGAACGAGGCGCTCTTCCACTGAGCCAATCGCCCGCTGAGTGCTAACTGTAGCCAGGGGGTGCGGAGGTGGTCATACCGGGTGCCAGAGGTTGGGGAGCAGGGACGCGACCCAGGGCAGCTTGTCCGCGATGTCCGCGTTCCAGGGCAGGGTGAGCCCGAAGAGGGTGACGTAGCCAGTGCAGACGGCGATGACGGCGACACCTGCGAGGACGGTGAGGATCTGGTTGCGGCGGCGCACCTTCGGGTGCATCGCCTTGTCCTTGGCCGCCTTCGCGGCGCGCTGGGCGCGGCGCAGGACGTGGCGGGCCCAGACGAACTCGCTGGCGAGGATCGCGAAGCCGAGGACGATGCCGAGCCAGCCGGGGCCCGGCGTGAGGAGCATGACCAGCCCGGTGAGGACGACGGCGACTCCGACGGTGAAGACGGTGACGCGCCAGGTCGTGTTGAGCACCTTGTTGCGGCGGATGCGCGCGCGGAGCCGTTCGGCGGCTGCGCCAATGCGGCGGCGCAGCGGTCGATCGGCCACGTCGTCGTCGGCGGCGTCGTCGACCTGGGCGTCCTCGATGGACGGTTCCGTGCGTTGGCTGCCCATGTCCGTTGGAACGACCGGTGAGTCGTCAGGGTTTCGTTCGCGCATGCGCTGCTGGGCCGAGGTCAAGGGTCGGCCTGCTCAGCGGCGTGTGCCTGGAACACTTCCATAGCCTTCTGGGTCACCGGTCCTGGTGCCGCCACGAGCACGTTGCCGTCCACGGCCCGGATCGGTTGGACGTCCCTGGTGGTGCCGCTGAGGAACGCCTCGTCCGCGTCCGTGAGCGAGCTGAGCGGCACGTCCTTCTCGGTGGCGCCGACCCACTCGACGACCAGGGCGCGGGTGACGCCGGCCAGCGGGCCGGCGGCGAGCGGGGGAGTGATCAGCTCGCCGTCGATGACCACGAAGACGTTGCTGCCCGTGCCTTCGCAG comes from the Streptosporangiales bacterium genome and includes:
- the trxA gene encoding thioredoxin, with protein sequence MATTELTEANFSDVVDDNEIVLVDFWAAWCGPCRAFGPVFERASERHPDITFGKVDTDAEIALAQAHDIRSIPTLMIIRDGVIVYARPGALPEQSLEELIQKTRDLDMQQVHDEVAKQAS
- a CDS encoding TIGR02611 family protein is translated as MGSQRTEPSIEDAQVDDAADDDVADRPLRRRIGAAAERLRARIRRNKVLNTTWRVTVFTVGVAVVLTGLVMLLTPGPGWLGIVLGFAILASEFVWARHVLRRAQRAAKAAKDKAMHPKVRRRNQILTVLAGVAVIAVCTGYVTLFGLTLPWNADIADKLPWVASLLPNLWHPV